From one Salinimonas iocasae genomic stretch:
- the merP gene encoding mercury resistance system periplasmic binding protein MerP, with the protein MKKIALLSLLALTSLTAFAAPKTVTLEVPTMNCVTCPFTVKNALKNVEGVSKAEVTFETKLAVVTFDDEKTTVKALTEATTNAGYPSTLKE; encoded by the coding sequence ATGAAGAAAATTGCCTTGTTGTCTTTGCTAGCCTTGACCAGCCTGACCGCTTTTGCTGCGCCGAAAACAGTTACTTTGGAAGTTCCAACCATGAACTGTGTGACCTGCCCCTTTACGGTCAAAAATGCCTTAAAAAATGTTGAGGGTGTGAGTAAAGCTGAAGTCACCTTTGAAACCAAATTGGCAGTTGTCACATTCGACGACGAAAAAACCACAGTAAAAGCACTGACCGAAGCCACCACTAATGCGGGTTATCCATCAACGCTCAAGGAGTAA
- a CDS encoding mercuric transporter MerT family protein codes for MSQKESNLPIIGGVIAAVGAGLCCAGPFVLLLLGVSGSWIGNLTLLEPYRPIFILLVLALFGFAGWKVYRPVEDCEPGTACAVPQVRKRRQVIFWLTALTALVLVTSNYWIVWFA; via the coding sequence GTGTCACAGAAAGAATCCAATCTACCTATTATTGGCGGCGTTATCGCGGCTGTTGGCGCTGGCCTGTGCTGCGCTGGTCCTTTCGTGTTGTTGCTGCTAGGCGTGAGTGGCTCCTGGATTGGTAATTTAACCTTGTTAGAACCTTATCGTCCCATTTTTATCCTGCTGGTTTTAGCCTTATTTGGCTTCGCAGGCTGGAAGGTCTATCGCCCCGTTGAGGACTGTGAGCCAGGCACCGCCTGTGCAGTTCCTCAAGTGCGAAAACGCCGGCAGGTGATCTTTTGGTTAACGGCACTGACTGCGTTGGTGCTAGTCACCAGCAATTATTGGATTGTCTGGTTTGCCTGA
- the merR gene encoding Hg(II)-responsive transcriptional regulator, with amino-acid sequence MTRTISKVAKELAINIETVRFYERRGLIEQPPKPELGYRHYPDETVNRIRFIKRAQELGFTLEEIANLLSLNDRPCAQVQELAEYKLSAVMEKIADLKRLESALKALLTQCQSNNDDSHCPIIDSLQP; translated from the coding sequence ATGACAAGAACTATCAGTAAAGTTGCCAAAGAACTGGCTATCAATATAGAAACCGTTCGCTTCTATGAGCGTCGTGGATTAATAGAGCAACCGCCAAAACCCGAGTTGGGCTACCGCCATTATCCCGATGAAACGGTTAATCGCATCCGGTTCATTAAGCGGGCGCAAGAATTGGGGTTTACCCTGGAAGAGATCGCCAACCTGCTAAGCTTGAATGACCGCCCATGTGCTCAGGTGCAGGAGCTGGCCGAGTATAAACTCAGCGCCGTCATGGAAAAAATTGCCGATCTGAAGCGGCTCGAAAGCGCACTCAAGGCATTATTGACGCAATGTCAGAGTAATAACGATGACTCACATTGTCCCATTATCGACTCCCTGCAACCTTAA
- a CDS encoding tyrosine-type recombinase/integrase, with translation MNNKPPIQASNLSLRNKDATLVERQGPEPLRQYLQAATSDNTRKAYRSAIRQFEKWGGRLPSDRDTVVRYLLARAESLNPRTLDLHLTAISQWHHYQGLIDPVSDPLVRKTMEGVRRTHGQPKRKAKALRLEHVAQMVNHLRQLPTTKKKLRDIALVLTGFFGAFRRSELVAIRYGDLVWEPEGLLIRLSSSKTDQQASGLVRALPFGAPDCCPATAMKNWIELGGINEGPVFRPINRWDKIQPKALNPSAINELLKTLGNACQFDFVPELSSHSFRRGLSTSAARERVDFELIKKQGGWKSDATVWEYIEEGQQLSNNATHILMEKMAVLIDTVRVKEI, from the coding sequence ATGAACAACAAACCGCCAATACAGGCTAGCAACTTGTCGTTACGTAATAAGGATGCGACCCTGGTTGAACGCCAGGGGCCCGAACCACTACGGCAATACCTCCAGGCAGCGACATCCGACAACACACGTAAAGCCTACCGTTCGGCCATTCGACAATTTGAAAAATGGGGTGGTCGCCTGCCCTCGGATCGGGATACTGTCGTGCGTTACCTGCTGGCCAGAGCCGAATCGCTTAATCCCCGAACCCTGGATCTGCACCTGACCGCTATTAGCCAATGGCACCATTATCAAGGGCTCATCGATCCAGTAAGTGATCCGTTGGTCCGCAAAACCATGGAAGGCGTTCGTCGTACCCATGGCCAACCCAAGCGCAAAGCCAAGGCATTGCGCTTGGAGCACGTCGCCCAAATGGTGAATCATTTGCGGCAACTACCAACCACCAAAAAGAAACTGAGGGATATCGCGCTGGTGTTGACCGGCTTTTTCGGTGCCTTTCGCCGTAGCGAATTGGTGGCCATTCGCTACGGTGATCTGGTGTGGGAACCTGAAGGACTTCTCATCCGGCTGTCTAGTTCCAAGACCGATCAACAAGCCTCCGGCTTAGTGCGAGCATTACCTTTCGGTGCACCAGACTGCTGTCCTGCTACGGCCATGAAAAACTGGATAGAACTGGGTGGCATTAATGAAGGTCCGGTTTTTCGCCCCATTAACCGGTGGGATAAGATTCAGCCTAAAGCGTTGAATCCCAGTGCCATTAATGAATTACTCAAGACTTTGGGTAACGCCTGCCAGTTCGATTTTGTACCGGAATTGAGCAGCCATAGCTTCCGGCGCGGCCTCTCTACATCGGCAGCCCGAGAACGAGTTGATTTTGAGTTGATTAAAAAGCAAGGCGGATGGAAGAGCGATGCCACCGTCTGGGAGTACATTGAAGAAGGACAGCAGCTCTCCAATAACGCTACCCATATATTGATGGAGAAAATGGCGGTTCTTATAGATACCGTTCGGGTAAAAGAGATATGA
- a CDS encoding DNA-binding protein, translated as MARAGVTYHDIAKAAEAIKTQGQEPTVDRVREHLGTGSKSTIAPLLKRWRSDNGEAADVSGLPNDLVEVVKSLHERVQQMADHRIEQARQEFETLKEELRKELTHADNTMAQLTARQRDLENQTERLSKEKSEQSRSLEDARVSLAKAESQRDEAAARIVELKESVAELKQENKDIRDHFEHYQQRTAEDRQQEREQFRSVNQGLNDQIQNLQHRLAQAESRASELFDANVQLQRHADELKRANGALNSDVKGKIEDVQNLKHELEEAVAKCREYQHQNDHLAQNMAVLTTQKADVDKQVAVLSQTLETTKTELKTTQDKAALLIDENKVILQEKAVIQGQFKQLQSSL; from the coding sequence ATGGCCCGTGCCGGAGTCACTTATCACGATATCGCTAAAGCCGCTGAAGCCATTAAAACGCAAGGCCAGGAACCCACGGTGGATCGGGTGCGCGAACACCTGGGCACCGGCAGCAAAAGCACCATCGCGCCATTGCTCAAGCGTTGGCGGTCAGACAATGGGGAGGCGGCCGATGTCAGTGGGCTGCCGAACGACCTCGTCGAGGTGGTAAAGTCCCTGCATGAGCGGGTACAGCAGATGGCCGACCACCGTATCGAACAAGCTCGCCAGGAATTCGAGACTTTAAAGGAAGAACTCCGCAAAGAGTTGACCCATGCCGACAACACCATGGCGCAACTAACTGCCCGACAACGGGACCTGGAGAACCAGACCGAACGGCTGAGCAAAGAAAAAAGCGAGCAAAGTCGGTCCCTGGAAGACGCGCGTGTCAGCCTGGCCAAGGCCGAGTCCCAGCGGGACGAAGCTGCTGCACGGATTGTTGAATTGAAGGAGAGCGTTGCGGAACTCAAACAAGAAAATAAGGATATCCGCGATCATTTCGAACATTACCAGCAGCGTACTGCCGAAGACCGCCAGCAGGAGCGCGAACAATTCCGTTCAGTTAACCAGGGGCTGAACGATCAGATCCAGAATCTGCAACACCGGCTCGCCCAGGCTGAGTCGAGAGCGTCAGAGCTGTTTGACGCCAATGTGCAGTTACAACGACATGCCGATGAATTAAAACGGGCCAATGGGGCGCTAAATAGCGACGTGAAGGGAAAGATAGAAGATGTCCAGAACCTGAAACACGAGCTTGAAGAAGCCGTGGCAAAGTGCCGGGAATACCAGCATCAAAATGATCATTTGGCGCAAAACATGGCCGTGCTCACCACTCAGAAAGCTGATGTTGATAAGCAAGTGGCCGTCTTATCCCAAACACTGGAGACCACAAAAACCGAATTGAAAACCACCCAGGATAAAGCGGCGCTTCTGATCGACGAGAATAAAGTCATTCTTCAGGAAAAAGCCGTGATCCAAGGTCAATTTAAACAGCTCCAAAGTTCGCTGTAG
- a CDS encoding YnfA family protein has product MNLLSIFTIFVITAVAEIVGCYLPWLVLKQNKSVWLLIPAALSLALFAWLLTLHPTAAGRTYAAYAGIYLGVALLWLRIVDGVALTRWDIAGALVALVGVTIIVIQPTAG; this is encoded by the coding sequence ATGAATCTGCTGTCAATTTTCACAATATTTGTAATTACTGCGGTTGCCGAAATTGTAGGTTGTTATCTGCCGTGGCTGGTACTGAAACAGAACAAGTCGGTATGGTTGTTAATTCCTGCTGCGCTTTCGCTGGCGTTATTTGCGTGGCTGTTGACGCTTCACCCAACGGCGGCAGGTCGCACTTATGCTGCCTATGCGGGCATATATCTGGGCGTTGCTCTCCTCTGGTTGCGTATTGTTGACGGAGTGGCGCTCACCCGTTGGGACATCGCGGGGGCTTTGGTCGCATTGGTAGGGGTTACCATCATCGTTATACAGCCAACGGCCGGTTAG